A single Sporosarcina sp. FSL W8-0480 DNA region contains:
- a CDS encoding CotY/CotZ family spore coat protein produces the protein MTKCCICVEMKELLKEQKLLSHFGKGFKFIHMPKCKDTIPLVLQSGEDFDYFTAMIEGGTTPYFRLEKIDESSCCAQLRLLKPVDFKGRLAMTEKDLYTLKKTSHCIHVELCCFCAFTPLSIDLLDRPLPIIESKT, from the coding sequence ATGACGAAATGCTGCATTTGCGTTGAAATGAAAGAGCTTCTAAAAGAGCAGAAATTGCTTTCCCACTTCGGGAAAGGATTCAAGTTTATTCATATGCCCAAATGTAAGGACACGATTCCACTCGTGCTACAGTCAGGTGAAGATTTTGATTATTTTACTGCGATGATCGAAGGTGGAACTACGCCTTATTTCAGATTGGAAAAGATTGATGAATCAAGTTGTTGCGCTCAATTGAGACTGCTAAAACCAGTCGATTTTAAAGGGCGGCTCGCTATGACGGAAAAAGATTTATACACATTGAAAAAAACTTCCCACTGCATCCACGTAGAACTTTGCTGCTTCTGCGCATTCACCCCACTTTCCATAGACCTGCTTGACCGTCCCCTACCAATAATCGAATCAAAAACCTAA
- a CDS encoding ATP-grasp domain-containing protein, which yields METILFIGSATSGSSLDAFEAANRLGYGTILVTNRKTFIHNKNNFPFIDKVIYVDVMDEDTIRKQILYLIDTTYTLQAIISFVDPYTSLAARLSNEYCDSSISSDALQILEDKSTTREVLKDHPATCEFKVINGKQLIHSSMDYPFVLKKPVSNGSKDVYLIENEVHLNAALKKMATQHPVIIEEFIDGDQYVIETLVCNGLPIIVAIIKQEISMDYTFIVTGYEVVIKMDNVIYRDLWKSVISILREIGLKHGACHLEMRLSKKGWKLIEINPRISGGAMNRMIYEALGVNLVKETVKLYLGMEPDLLVRKCQPIYTSFITLHNYGYLLGIEGEHEAASSTGIVDIHLRPVIGTLIMPPISMGQRYGYVMAIGNTSVEAKARAEMAARCIKFYIEPI from the coding sequence CGGATCCGCGACTTCCGGATCGAGTTTGGATGCATTTGAAGCTGCCAATCGATTGGGCTATGGAACCATACTGGTTACAAACCGCAAGACGTTTATCCACAATAAAAACAATTTCCCCTTCATCGACAAAGTGATTTATGTGGATGTAATGGATGAAGACACGATTAGAAAACAGATTTTATATTTGATAGATACAACATACACACTCCAAGCCATCATCAGTTTTGTAGATCCATATACCTCTTTAGCCGCAAGACTTTCCAATGAGTATTGCGATTCCTCCATCTCATCCGATGCCTTACAAATACTTGAAGATAAATCCACTACACGCGAAGTATTAAAAGATCATCCTGCAACTTGTGAATTTAAAGTTATCAATGGAAAACAGTTAATTCATTCATCAATGGACTATCCTTTCGTGTTGAAAAAACCGGTTTCCAATGGTTCAAAAGATGTTTATTTAATAGAAAATGAAGTGCACTTAAATGCCGCCCTGAAAAAGATGGCAACACAACACCCAGTAATCATTGAAGAATTTATCGATGGAGACCAATATGTCATTGAAACGCTTGTTTGTAACGGTTTGCCTATCATTGTCGCGATTATAAAACAGGAAATATCGATGGACTATACATTCATCGTAACGGGATATGAAGTCGTCATCAAAATGGATAATGTCATCTACCGTGATCTATGGAAATCAGTCATTTCAATCCTTCGTGAAATTGGTCTAAAACATGGTGCGTGCCATCTTGAAATGCGTCTTTCAAAAAAAGGATGGAAGCTGATTGAGATTAATCCAAGAATCTCTGGTGGAGCTATGAACAGAATGATCTATGAGGCACTTGGTGTCAATCTTGTTAAAGAGACGGTCAAACTTTATCTCGGAATGGAACCGGATCTCCTTGTAAGAAAATGTCAACCGATCTATACATCTTTTATTACACTCCATAACTATGGGTATTTGCTCGGGATTGAAGGTGAACATGAAGCCGCATCATCAACCGGAATTGTCGATATCCATCTACGACCTGTGATTGGCACTCTGATAATGCCGCCTATATCGATGGGGCAACGATATGGCTATGTAATGGCTATAGGAAATACTTCTGTTGAAGCTAAGGCAAGGGCAGAAATGGCCGCAAGATGTATAAAGTTTTATATTGAGCCGATATAA